One window of the Pseudobdellovibrionaceae bacterium genome contains the following:
- a CDS encoding CTP synthase — translation MAGRKKTKKSGSKGKKKTTTKSKAKKSPQNTRKTKSPLSSTSEAFQQKFIFVTGGVVSSIGKGLTAASLGTLLESRGFKVSLMKCDPYINVDPGTMSPLQHGEVYVTDDGAETDLDLGHYERFVGVSLNRSNSVTAGQIYESVISKERRGDYLGGTVQVIPHITDEIKSRIFEGGQGAEVVIVEIGGTVGDIEGLPFIEAIRQMRVDVGIENSLFVHVTYVPYIAAAGELKSKPTQHSVKELREVGIQPDFLICRSEKSIPNELKSKIGLFCSVHPENVIAATDATTIYEVPLTLHEEGFDAKVVRRLGLEDSHAAIEDWENMVAALKSPDQETTIGIVGKYVDLTESYKSLHEAIIHGGIANHTKVNVVYIDSETLNPKTVAGALSQVDGILVPGGFGERGVEGKITAIQYARENGVPFFGICYGMQLAAIEFARNVCGIKDATSREFGKPRKGSHSMVIDLMEEQKTMSDMGGTMRLGSYPCSLVKGTRAQDVYEADLVHERHRHRFEFNNKYRALFEKKGMTPSGVCRERDLVEILEISEHPWFIGVQFHPEFKSRPLVPHPLFTSFVKAVTILSQEIPVGADSNRKRSAGSRGRKGRTNDVHEVRS, via the coding sequence ATGGCAGGACGTAAAAAGACCAAGAAATCGGGTTCAAAGGGCAAGAAAAAGACCACCACCAAGTCCAAGGCCAAAAAGTCTCCACAAAATACACGCAAAACCAAATCACCACTGAGCTCCACATCTGAAGCTTTTCAGCAGAAGTTTATTTTTGTTACGGGTGGTGTGGTTTCATCCATTGGTAAAGGGCTGACGGCAGCGAGCTTGGGTACTTTGTTGGAGTCCCGTGGTTTTAAAGTGAGTTTGATGAAGTGCGACCCCTATATCAACGTCGACCCTGGGACGATGTCTCCCCTGCAGCATGGTGAAGTGTATGTGACTGACGATGGTGCTGAAACCGATTTGGATTTGGGCCACTACGAGCGATTTGTAGGCGTTTCTCTGAATCGCTCCAATTCCGTCACCGCCGGCCAGATTTATGAAAGCGTCATCTCCAAAGAGCGTCGGGGCGATTACCTGGGCGGAACCGTTCAGGTCATTCCCCATATCACCGATGAAATCAAATCGCGGATTTTTGAAGGCGGCCAGGGTGCCGAAGTTGTGATTGTTGAAATCGGTGGAACCGTCGGCGATATCGAGGGTCTTCCCTTTATTGAGGCCATTCGCCAAATGCGGGTTGATGTGGGCATTGAAAACTCCCTTTTTGTCCATGTGACCTATGTGCCCTATATCGCAGCAGCGGGCGAGCTGAAGAGTAAACCGACTCAGCACTCGGTGAAAGAGTTGCGGGAAGTGGGGATTCAGCCCGACTTTTTGATTTGCCGTTCGGAGAAGTCCATTCCCAATGAGTTGAAGTCCAAAATTGGATTGTTTTGCTCAGTTCATCCGGAGAATGTGATTGCTGCAACTGACGCCACCACCATCTATGAGGTTCCTTTAACTCTTCACGAGGAAGGCTTTGATGCCAAGGTAGTCAGACGCCTCGGACTTGAGGACTCTCATGCGGCTATTGAAGATTGGGAAAACATGGTTGCGGCCCTGAAGAGTCCGGATCAGGAAACCACCATTGGTATTGTTGGGAAGTATGTCGACCTGACCGAGAGTTACAAGTCTCTTCATGAGGCGATCATTCATGGTGGTATAGCCAATCACACCAAGGTTAACGTGGTTTACATTGATTCAGAGACTCTTAATCCAAAAACGGTGGCGGGAGCCCTTTCTCAGGTGGATGGAATTTTGGTTCCCGGTGGCTTTGGTGAAAGGGGAGTCGAAGGGAAGATCACGGCGATTCAGTATGCCCGTGAAAATGGTGTTCCCTTCTTTGGCATTTGTTACGGAATGCAGTTGGCGGCGATTGAGTTTGCCCGAAATGTTTGTGGCATTAAGGATGCCACCAGCCGTGAGTTTGGCAAGCCTCGCAAAGGTTCGCACAGCATGGTGATTGATCTCATGGAAGAACAGAAAACCATGAGCGACATGGGAGGCACCATGCGCTTGGGGTCCTACCCCTGCAGTCTGGTCAAGGGCACGAGAGCTCAGGATGTCTATGAGGCTGACCTAGTGCATGAGCGACACCGACACCGCTTTGAGTTCAATAATAAGTACCGCGCGCTGTTTGAAAAGAAGGGCATGACTCCCAGTGGGGTCTGTCGCGAAAGGGATTTAGTTGAAATCCTGGAGATCTCAGAGCATCCGTGGTTTATTGGTGTTCAGTTCCACCCTGAGTTCAAGTCGCGTCCTCTGGTTCCCCATCCGTTGTTCACTTCATTTGTAAAGGCAGTGACTATCCTGAGTCAGGAAATTCCAGTTGGGGCTGACTCCAACCGTAAGCGCTCGGCTGGGTCTCGCGGGCGCAAGGGCAGAACCAACGATGTTCATGAGGTTCGATCCTGA
- the kdsB gene encoding 3-deoxy-manno-octulosonate cytidylyltransferase: MKILGVIPARYGSTRFPGKPLALVAGKPLLQWVIEGAKTSKKLSDVWVATDHQEIFDLATKCGAKAVMTESDLPSGSDRVWAAIQDQDCEVAVNIQGDEPLLSGELLDALVTPFFADPGLEMATLGRPLQEGDLESLSTAKIVMNERNEALYFSRFPIPYSRVDAKQLSGVCCKHIGLYAYRKPFLQRFCQQGPVDLERAESLEQLRALYLGARIRVVGVEHDSWGVDTPEDVAKIESIIQTGRGHGRT; encoded by the coding sequence ATGAAAATTTTGGGCGTCATACCCGCTCGCTACGGATCGACTCGTTTTCCGGGAAAACCCCTGGCTTTGGTGGCCGGGAAACCTCTTCTTCAATGGGTCATTGAAGGGGCGAAGACCAGCAAAAAGCTTTCGGATGTGTGGGTGGCGACGGATCACCAGGAGATCTTTGATCTGGCCACCAAGTGTGGGGCCAAGGCGGTCATGACTGAATCCGACCTACCCTCTGGAAGTGACCGGGTGTGGGCCGCGATTCAGGATCAGGACTGTGAGGTGGCGGTCAACATCCAGGGAGATGAGCCCCTTTTGAGTGGCGAACTTTTGGACGCCCTGGTGACTCCTTTTTTTGCAGATCCGGGGCTGGAAATGGCCACCCTGGGCCGCCCTCTGCAGGAGGGTGATTTAGAATCCCTGTCAACGGCGAAAATCGTCATGAACGAGCGCAACGAAGCACTTTATTTTAGCCGTTTTCCGATTCCCTATTCGCGCGTTGACGCTAAGCAGCTTTCTGGAGTATGTTGCAAGCACATTGGCCTTTACGCCTACCGAAAACCTTTTCTCCAACGATTTTGCCAACAAGGACCCGTGGACCTGGAGCGGGCTGAGAGTCTTGAGCAGTTAAGGGCGCTTTATTTGGGCGCTCGTATCCGCGTGGTGGGTGTGGAGCATGACTCTTGGGGTGTTGACACTCCTGAGGATGTAGCGAAAATTGAGTCCATTATTCAAACAGGAAGAGGCCATGGCAGGACGTAA
- the ysxC gene encoding ribosome biogenesis GTP-binding protein YsxC: MKVTFIQSGVKPQDFPEEDRPEVALAGRSNAGKSSFLNAIANQKVARVSAQPGKTRLLNFFNAGDNYRIVDMPGYGYAARSGAERTSWRKMVEGYLKKRGSLVGLVLIMDIRRKWTAEEQLLIDFCLSRDLPWFVILNKVDKVRHGEKVKFKRAIAEVAGAENVFCTSSSKNKGIKEVEEAIFEQWVKPEVAQGEE, translated from the coding sequence ATGAAAGTGACCTTTATTCAAAGTGGGGTTAAGCCCCAGGATTTCCCCGAAGAAGATCGGCCTGAAGTGGCTCTGGCCGGTAGATCCAACGCCGGAAAATCCTCATTTCTGAATGCCATTGCCAACCAAAAGGTGGCCCGGGTGTCTGCCCAACCAGGTAAGACCCGACTCCTTAATTTCTTTAATGCCGGCGACAACTACCGCATCGTAGATATGCCAGGCTACGGTTATGCCGCCCGCAGTGGGGCCGAAAGAACCAGTTGGCGCAAGATGGTCGAAGGCTATTTAAAGAAGAGAGGGAGCCTGGTTGGTCTGGTCCTCATCATGGATATTCGCCGCAAGTGGACGGCTGAAGAGCAACTTCTCATTGATTTTTGTCTGTCCCGCGACCTGCCATGGTTTGTGATTTTGAACAAGGTGGACAAGGTTCGCCACGGAGAAAAAGTGAAGTTCAAAAGAGCCATCGCGGAAGTGGCGGGAGCGGAAAATGTGTTTTGCACTTCTTCTTCAAAGAACAAAGGGATCAAAGAAGTGGAAGAAGCCATCTTTGAGCAATGGGTAAAGCCAGAAGTGGCGCAGGGGGAAGAATGA
- a CDS encoding sigma 54-interacting transcriptional regulator: MSTQKLQSPLPLKEAKAFLSFLDGPNQSAVELKEVLTLGRDQGNRLVISDPHVSSRHARIEWCDGVYILRDLRSRNGTFLNGSRVLVAPLSNRDRVKVGNAELVFLFERDHRPEKILLTSKNPDWNQKLKALPDVAQSSLPILINGASGTGKEIIAEQLHRHSPRREGPFVSINCSALSINLAESELFGHTKGSFTDATHDRKGAFESARGGTLFLDEIGDLPLELQPKLLRALENREIRPVGGDRTIKTDVRVIAATHHKLKEQVSLGRFRPDLYFRLNILNLQTPSLRERMEDFEDLLYFFARDMKVSFTLGAIDLLKQHTWPGNIRELKSAVARAQALCGGKVSEDKVPLIIDSAPLQSPATPIDQESDYGIPSRTGNVLKDLERAIIEKRLVANMGNQRRTALDLGLPKSTLHDRIKAYDIDIQQLLAASMDY, translated from the coding sequence ATGAGCACCCAAAAACTGCAATCACCCCTGCCACTGAAAGAAGCCAAAGCCTTCCTCAGCTTTTTGGATGGGCCTAATCAATCGGCTGTTGAACTCAAGGAAGTCCTCACCCTTGGCCGCGACCAGGGGAATCGCTTGGTCATCTCCGACCCCCATGTGTCCTCGCGCCACGCCCGTATTGAATGGTGTGATGGGGTCTACATCCTACGCGACCTACGCAGCCGCAACGGCACCTTTTTGAACGGCTCTCGCGTGCTGGTCGCCCCGCTATCCAACCGAGATCGCGTCAAGGTTGGCAATGCAGAGCTGGTGTTCTTGTTTGAACGGGATCACCGCCCGGAGAAGATTCTTTTGACCAGCAAAAATCCGGACTGGAACCAAAAACTCAAGGCCCTGCCGGATGTGGCCCAGTCCTCTTTGCCCATTTTAATCAACGGAGCCTCGGGCACAGGAAAGGAAATCATCGCCGAACAGCTTCATCGCCACTCACCTCGTCGTGAAGGACCATTTGTCAGCATCAACTGCAGTGCCCTCAGCATCAACTTGGCTGAAAGTGAGCTCTTTGGACACACCAAGGGCAGCTTTACCGATGCCACCCACGACCGCAAGGGAGCCTTTGAGTCCGCCCGCGGAGGCACCTTGTTTCTCGATGAAATCGGCGATCTCCCTTTAGAGCTGCAACCCAAACTTTTACGGGCCTTGGAAAACCGCGAAATCCGACCCGTCGGCGGTGATCGGACGATCAAGACCGATGTGCGGGTTATTGCGGCCACTCATCACAAGCTGAAGGAACAAGTGTCACTTGGCCGCTTTCGTCCCGATTTGTATTTTCGCCTGAACATCCTCAATCTGCAAACACCTTCCCTGCGCGAACGCATGGAGGACTTTGAAGACCTGCTTTACTTTTTTGCCCGCGACATGAAAGTCTCTTTCACCCTCGGCGCCATTGATTTACTCAAGCAGCACACCTGGCCGGGGAACATTCGCGAGCTCAAAAGTGCTGTCGCCCGAGCTCAAGCCTTGTGCGGAGGCAAAGTGAGTGAGGACAAGGTCCCGCTCATTATCGACTCCGCCCCACTACAAAGTCCGGCAACTCCAATCGATCAGGAAAGTGATTATGGCATTCCATCACGCACGGGCAATGTCTTAAAGGATCTGGAAAGGGCCATTATTGAAAAACGCCTGGTCGCCAACATGGGAAATCAGCGCCGAACGGCCCTTGATTTGGGTCTTCCCAAGAGCACTCTTCACGACCGTATCAAGGCTTATGACATCGACATCCAGCAACTCCTGGCCGCCAGTATGGATTACTAG
- a CDS encoding flagellar basal body-associated FliL family protein, which yields MTEDGENNTTESSPENQPEGPPAETLPADSGMISLEDLDRFLEEDDPDFAMSLSEIVPEELGEDVEIDSLDLDEKSLDEDDEEEKEKKPGLLERYPKVQENLNKVTKPIKALPGKASSLALQAKNTGFDLVQLTWKFLKTDLPERIKHAFSQAKTFFAWVKGRIQYFWAKPRLEKTLYFSAAFFILGFVTLIAFNLEGRWLPGLFDDYVQSFGEVADRVEEFDESKWKKLDAAFPQPTFTVLLEKIVLNLQRSPGHRNPMGAFKFYVSVDSQETAVEVKDRETEILDYVQRALEELSYEEVNGAGGRTQIKSLVRAEINRVLNQGRVQDVFIETMITKP from the coding sequence ATGACTGAAGATGGCGAAAACAACACCACGGAATCATCACCAGAGAATCAGCCAGAAGGTCCTCCCGCAGAGACCCTGCCCGCAGATTCCGGAATGATTTCACTCGAGGATTTGGATCGCTTCCTAGAGGAAGACGATCCTGATTTTGCCATGTCACTCAGTGAAATCGTCCCTGAAGAGCTGGGCGAAGACGTCGAAATTGACTCCCTTGACCTGGACGAGAAGAGCCTGGATGAGGACGATGAAGAGGAAAAAGAGAAGAAGCCAGGCCTTCTGGAACGCTATCCGAAGGTCCAGGAAAACCTCAACAAAGTCACTAAACCCATCAAGGCTCTGCCCGGCAAGGCCAGCTCTCTGGCTCTACAGGCAAAAAACACTGGGTTTGACCTGGTTCAGTTGACCTGGAAGTTTCTCAAGACCGATCTGCCTGAGCGAATCAAACATGCCTTTTCTCAAGCAAAGACCTTTTTTGCTTGGGTGAAGGGACGCATCCAATATTTTTGGGCCAAACCCCGACTGGAGAAGACTCTTTACTTCAGTGCCGCTTTTTTTATTCTCGGCTTTGTCACCTTGATCGCCTTTAACCTTGAAGGACGTTGGCTCCCCGGCCTGTTTGACGATTACGTGCAAAGCTTCGGTGAGGTAGCCGACCGGGTGGAAGAATTTGACGAAAGCAAGTGGAAGAAGCTCGACGCCGCTTTCCCGCAACCCACATTTACCGTTCTTCTCGAAAAGATTGTTTTGAATCTCCAACGTTCCCCTGGTCACCGCAATCCCATGGGCGCCTTTAAGTTCTACGTCAGCGTGGACTCACAAGAGACAGCCGTGGAAGTGAAGGATCGGGAAACGGAGATTCTTGATTATGTTCAACGCGCCCTTGAAGAGCTCAGCTACGAAGAAGTCAACGGCGCCGGCGGCCGCACCCAAATCAAATCCCTGGTCCGCGCCGAAATCAACCGCGTCCTCAACCAGGGCCGCGTCCAAGACGTCTTCATCGAAACCATGATTACCAAGCCTTAA